The Deinococcus humi genome has a segment encoding these proteins:
- a CDS encoding deoxynucleoside kinase yields MYLVIEGPIGVGKTSLSRRLSARYGAELNLEVVEENPFLAKFYEQPEAYAFQVQVFFLLSRFKQLSALAQPGLFSGNVVSDYLFAKDFIFAAMNLKDAEFALYEDLYSHLSPRLPTPDLVVYLRADTDELLRRIARRGRSFEQDMQAAYLADLTARYDEYFRTYTHPLLTVQAGDLDFVGNSEHEELILARVHEALTAGQAAD; encoded by the coding sequence ATGTACCTGGTGATTGAAGGCCCCATCGGGGTGGGAAAAACGAGCCTGTCCCGGCGGCTCTCGGCGCGCTACGGCGCGGAACTGAACCTGGAAGTGGTGGAGGAAAATCCCTTTCTGGCGAAGTTCTATGAGCAGCCGGAGGCTTACGCCTTTCAGGTACAGGTCTTTTTTCTGCTGTCGCGCTTCAAGCAGCTCTCGGCGCTGGCTCAGCCGGGGCTGTTCAGTGGCAACGTGGTCAGCGATTACCTGTTTGCCAAGGACTTCATCTTCGCCGCCATGAATCTCAAGGACGCCGAGTTCGCGCTGTACGAGGACCTGTACTCGCACCTGTCGCCGCGTCTGCCCACCCCCGATCTGGTGGTGTATCTGCGCGCCGACACGGACGAGCTGCTGCGCCGGATCGCCCGCCGGGGCCGCTCCTTCGAGCAGGACATGCAGGCCGCTTACCTGGCCGACCTGACGGCCCGCTACGATGAGTATTTCCGGACCTACACCCACCCGCTGCTGACCGTGCAGGCCGGTGATCTGGACTTTGTGGGCAACTCCGAACACGAGGAACTGATCCTGGCCCGCGTCCACGAGGCGTTGACGGCGGGGCAGGCGGCGGACTGA
- a CDS encoding deoxynucleoside kinase: MYLAVSGNIGSGKSTLTRMLSERYGLRPVYEPYAENPYLEDFYRDMRRYSFHSQIYFLSRRLEQHLNLVTGARYVIQDRTVFEDANIFARNLYESGQMEARDWATYCGLYEGILPALRVPDLLIHIDAGLPTLRRRIALRGRSYEQDIPDAYLAGLNRLYDAWIADFSACPVLRVPGDDLDFVADPHAFEHVCARVGAYGFGLPLLS, translated from the coding sequence ATGTACCTCGCCGTCTCCGGCAACATCGGTAGCGGAAAAAGCACGCTGACACGCATGCTCTCGGAGCGCTACGGCCTGCGTCCGGTCTACGAACCCTATGCCGAGAACCCATATTTGGAGGACTTCTACCGTGATATGCGGCGCTACTCCTTCCACTCGCAGATTTACTTCCTGTCGCGCCGCCTGGAGCAGCATCTGAATCTGGTGACGGGGGCGCGCTACGTCATTCAGGACCGCACCGTGTTTGAGGACGCCAACATTTTCGCCCGCAATCTGTATGAAAGCGGCCAGATGGAAGCGCGCGACTGGGCCACCTACTGCGGCCTGTACGAGGGGATTCTGCCCGCCCTGCGCGTGCCCGATCTGCTGATCCACATCGACGCGGGGCTGCCCACCCTGCGCCGCCGCATTGCCCTGCGCGGACGCAGTTACGAACAGGACATCCCCGACGCGTATCTGGCCGGGCTGAACCGGCTGTACGATGCCTGGATCGCAGACTTTAGCGCCTGCCCCGTGCTGCGCGTGCCGGGGGACGATCTGGATTTCGTGGCGGACCCACATGCCTTTGAGCATGTCTGTGCCCG